The genomic interval GCGCACTCCGAATGGGCCAGCCCAAGTACTGCTGGCCTTGATTGCACGCAAGCCTTCAGTCGTTCAGGACTTGCTGGGGCGCTGAAGTGCCAGACAGTTAGCTCGCGCTGAATTACGAGTAACAGATAGTGATATGTCGAGTTGGGCTGCGTTGAGAGATCATCGCAAGCTCTTAAATTAATGCGTTTCACAATGTTTGTATGGCTTTGATTCATCAAAAGCTTGAATGTTGGATAATCCAACATTATATTGTTGGGAAGATAGTTATTCGGACATCCATCATGAACACCATCACCAAGACAAAGACAGGCGTGTTTCCAAAGCTCGCACTCGAAATGGTACTTCGGGACGAGCTGATCATGGCTGCAGAAGTTGAAGCTGCTACGCTGGGTAACACATTGCCGGTATCACCTGCGGCAGCGGCAGTTGCTCCTGTCCCAATGGATTCACTTGTTGTCGTAGAACTGCTTTGTGCTGTTGAACCTATTTTAGGTTTCGCACCGTCTGACGCAACTGTGCGCACTGGTGGCTACAACTCAGTTCAGGACGCGATTGATCATTTGATGCCACGGCTAGAGAGGCAGTGGCATCAAAAACAAGGAGTTTCGAAATGAGTGCTGCGAAAAGGACCGGCGACGATGATCAAGAAGCAAGGCGCGAGCTAGGCGAGCGCCTGCGTGAAGCGCGGCGGTATCTTGGACTAAAGCAAGATGAAGTTGCGCAGTATCTCAAGATTCAACGGACCGCTCTTTCAGAGGTTGAAGCCGGAAATCGTCGTGTCGAAGCATTGGAGTTAAATCGGTTAGCAAAGCTTTACCGACAGCCCGTCGCATACTTTATTGACGATGATGACGCGGCTGCGAGCCTGCCTGTAGATGTTGCTCACTTGGCCCGTAGAGCCGCAGATTTATCAAGGAAGGACCGGGATGAATTAGGCAAGTTTGCCGATTACTTGCGTTCCCGCTCAACGGCTGCGCAGGAATAGATTATGGTCAATGAATACGCACAAGCGGTGCGGCATGGTGCAGCTGAAGCCAGTCGTCTCCATCGGAGGTTAGGCGTCCGTGAACGGTTAGAAACAGCGGGTGGTGCCGTCAACATATTTGCCATGATTCACGAGTTGAATGTGCCATTATTACTCAAACCTCTTGAAGGACTGTTGGGGGCCTATCTCAATTTTCCTGCACCGGGCATATTAGTTACGACGCAACGACCGTTGAGCATTCAGCGTTTCACGGCTGCCCATGAACTTGGTCATTGCATGCTGGATCACCAGCCAAGTTTAGATGATGAGGATAGCATTCTTCGTCGTATGCCTATCAATTTGGAACCTGGCCTCAATCACCAAGAAGTAGAGGCTGATGCCTTTGCAGTCGGTTTTATGATGCCAAAATGGCTGCTGGCCCTCCACATGCGTCGGCAAAACTGGACAACCCATGATTTTCGCCGTCCAGGTGTCGTTTATCAGCTGAGTTTACGACTTGGCTCCAGTTTTGAAGCGCTCTGCTGGACGCTCGTGCGCTATCGAATGATCACCTTCAAACAGGCTCGTGAGCTGCTGTTGAGCAAGCCTAAAGCCTTAAAGGAAATTTTGTTGGCTGATCATAAACCCGACAATTATCGTGGTGATGTTTGGCTCCTGACGGAGCGCGATGCTGGGATGCTGATTGATGGAAGCCGTCACGACCTCTTCGTTCTGAAATTGACCGAGCATAGTAACGGTGGATATCTCTGGAACCTTGATGAGTTGCAAGCCAGCGGTTTTGCAATCGTGAATAATGAAGTTGAAGCGGTGGAAACTGACAGTGTCGGAGATGTTGGTGTTCGCCGCGTAACTGCGCAACCACCCGACGAATATCGTGGACGACTGGTGCTGGATGAAGCGCGTCCTTGGGACCCTAGCCAAAGCCTGTCTCGACTAGAATTTAATCTTGATCTTACGGGTCCGGAAGAAGCGGGCCTTTCACGAGCTGAGCGGCGACAGATGCTGGAGGCCGCTTAAGTGACTGTTAGAATCGTTGTTGATTTACGGGCGGAGTTTGGCCCGGTACGTGACCAGGGCCAACGCCCTACTTGTCTAGCATTTGCAGCCAGTGACGCACATGCTGGTATGCGGGCAGATTGGGACGCGTTGTCGTGTGAATATGCGTTTTACCACGCACAAAAACGAAAGGGTCGGTCGCCAGCTCAGGGTTCCTATCTTGAGGATATGTTGGCCGCTCTGCGCAATACGGGACAACCGGCCGAAGAAGGCTGGCCGTATTTGGCGCAGACTCCAACTGACCTCTCAAATTACCATCCACCTGCTTTGGTCGGTCC from Sulfitobacter pontiacus carries:
- a CDS encoding helix-turn-helix domain-containing protein, producing MSAAKRTGDDDQEARRELGERLREARRYLGLKQDEVAQYLKIQRTALSEVEAGNRRVEALELNRLAKLYRQPVAYFIDDDDAAASLPVDVAHLARRAADLSRKDRDELGKFADYLRSRSTAAQE
- a CDS encoding ImmA/IrrE family metallo-endopeptidase, with the protein product MVNEYAQAVRHGAAEASRLHRRLGVRERLETAGGAVNIFAMIHELNVPLLLKPLEGLLGAYLNFPAPGILVTTQRPLSIQRFTAAHELGHCMLDHQPSLDDEDSILRRMPINLEPGLNHQEVEADAFAVGFMMPKWLLALHMRRQNWTTHDFRRPGVVYQLSLRLGSSFEALCWTLVRYRMITFKQARELLLSKPKALKEILLADHKPDNYRGDVWLLTERDAGMLIDGSRHDLFVLKLTEHSNGGYLWNLDELQASGFAIVNNEVEAVETDSVGDVGVRRVTAQPPDEYRGRLVLDEARPWDPSQSLSRLEFNLDLTGPEEAGLSRAERRQMLEAA